In the Salvia miltiorrhiza cultivar Shanhuang (shh) chromosome 8, IMPLAD_Smil_shh, whole genome shotgun sequence genome, GAATGAGAGGTTGAAGGCTGAGAGATTGTCCGTAGACACGGAGTTGGCCCGAGTTTGGGGAGAGTTGGCACGTGTAAACCAGGAGAAAGGGAAAGAGCTCGCGGCAGTTACTCAAGATTGCTCAGAGAAGTTGGCTGCTCTCAAGAAAGAGATCGTGGCCAAGGAGAACCTTGCCTTCCAGCGTGGCACCCAGCAATATCGGCTGCGCTACTTTCTTTCTTCAGAGGGTCACGCATTCCTGCGCATCATGCTACTAGAGACCATTACTGCATTCGTTCGTACCCCCGAGTTACTGAATGCTGCAGCTCCGGCGCTGCAATGGCTTGTCAAAGAGTCAACCCAGATCACCCTTAACTTGATCCAAGCTTCCCCTGAGCAAAGGGCCCTGTGTGAGAACGAGGCGGTGCTGAATGCCATCGACTCGGGTACTCTTGGAGGAATTTTGGGTATCAATGTTGACTCACGACCAACTCCCGAATGGTGGTTCCCTGTCATAGACAAGGCTATTAGCATGTTTGTGACGGGCCGCGGCGCTGACCTTTCTGTTGAGCCTTTTATTAGGACGCCTTATCTGGATGAGATTCGTTCTCGTATTCGATCAGTTCGGGGTAACTACCCGGGTGGTGGGGTGTTCTATGAGCCAGCTCTCGTAGTCGTAACGGCACCGACATCTCCAGCGCATGAGTCAGCGCAGCGTGAACCCTCCTGTGGGGATGGCAGCGGTGATACGGATGAGGAGATGCAGATGGAGAATCCCCCGACTCCGACCCCCAATCCTTAGATTCTGAAACGTTTCTGTTTTTGATTTGAAAACTTTGTATATTCGTACTGAAATTTTCATTAACAACAATTGGTGTAACTTGTTTGACTCTCGTATGAATCTTTCCCTTTTGATATCTTCCCCTTTTTGGTAGCTATTCATTATTTCGTATTGTGTTTTCGCAAACGTCGTGTGTTACTTATAAGCTCTCTGTTGCCATTGTGAAATGATATTTCTCGAATCGGATTACTCTTCAAATGATAACTAGGGCCGTAGTCTTGATTGATGCCCTGCACCCCTATGTTCGTTAGAATATTTGGACCCGTGGTTTAACCATGGAAATTTCGGCTGATTACTTGGGCAAGGTGTTCATCTGCGTAGACTTGGTACCTCGGTCTGCGCAGCCTGGGGACCCGGATCATCGTCTTTTAGTCTTTGCAATTAGTGCCTCAGTCGCTACTATTGGTACCTTTATAATGCAGTTAATGCCTTCGACTCTGCAATTCACGCCTTGTATTGTGCAGTTAATGCCTTGAacttgtgcaatttatgccttgagcttgtgcaatttatgccttgaactTGTGCAGTTTATGCCTTAAACTTATGCAGTTTATGCCTTGAACTTGTGCAATTGATGTCTTGAACTTGTGCAATTATGCCTTGAACTTATGCAGTTTATGCCTTGAACTTATGCAATTgatgccttcgtcgtgcaatttatgccttgaattgtgcaattaatgcccttgtcgtgcaatttatgccttgaattgtgcaattaatgccctcgtcgttcaatttatgccttgaattgtgcaattaatgccctcgtcatgcaatttatgccttgaattgtgcaattaatgccctcgttgtgcaatttatgccttgaattgtgcaattaatgccctcgtcgtgtaatttatgccttgaatttgtctGCGCCGTCCTCATGACCCGTGTTGCAAATTatgctgaagaagaagaaaaatataagaAGCAAGTTCTCCCTAAAACCATAGATCTTTATTGATGATGACCATGGCCCaagacctcattaaaacccctgtggggaaaaagagtatctggtCTGCACAACGACCGCACATATCTGAGATTTATACATAGAATTTCTTGAGATGATTGATATTCCACGGCCTCGTAAGAGATCTCCCTTCCTGATCGGATAAGTGATAGGCTCCGCCTCTTAAGACTTCAGTGATAATATAAGGTCCCTTCCAATTAGCTTCAAATTTCCCGGTGGCCTTTAGAGCATCCGCGCGCTTGAGTACTAGGTCGCCTTTTTGGAGTCGGCGCTGTTTGACCTTCCTGTCGTATTCTGCTTTAATAATACTCTTGTACTTGGCTGCCTTGACTTGGGCTTCTTCTCTCTTTAAGTCTATGAGGTCCAGCTCGAGTCTGCGCAGTTCTTCGTTCTGTACTGGATCATATGTACAAATTCGATGTGACTCTAACCTTACTTCTGCTGGTATGACCGCATTTGAACCATAAACTAAGGTGAACGGAGCTTCTCCTGTAGCTGTTTTTGGGCTGGTGCGCAGTGCCCACAGAACCGTGTCCAATTCTTCTGCCCATCGTCCTCTGCTTCTTTCCAATCTTTTCTTGATGCCTTCGCAGATAGTGCGATTAGCTAGTTCTACTTGACTATTGGCTTGGggatgagccactgagacgaATCTTTGCTCGATGTCCATTCTTGAACAAAAATCTTTGATTTTTTGGCTAGTGAACTGGGCTCCGTTGTCTGATATTAGAACTCTGGGCACCCCATATCTACAACAGATGTTTTTCCAGATGAACTTTTCGATGGTGGCCTCATCCACCCTTGTTACAGCCTCTGCTTCCACCCATTTCAAAAAATAGTCCACTGCCACTATCATGAAACACTTTCCTCTCGGTGCCGTTGGCAATTTGCCCACGATATCAATTCCCCATTTGTCAAAGGGATGTGCCGAGTACATTATCCCCATTTTCTCCCCTGGGATGTTGATTCTTGGCGCATGTCTCTGGCAAGATCCACATTTCTTTACATATGCCTTGGTGTCCTTATCGATGTCGGGCCAATAGAATCCCGCTCTGATTATTTTTCTGGTCAGGTCTTTATATCCCGCGTGGTTCCCGCAACAACCCTGATGAATTTCTCTTAGAGCAAACTCTGCCTCTTCCGATGATAAACATTTGAGGAACGGATGTGTGAAAGATCTTTTATAAAGCTGGTCGCTGATCAAgcaaaaattctcatatttaGCGTACTTTGCAATGTCTCCCTCCATTCTTTCCCCTGTtcgtaaaaaatgaataattgggGTTCGCCAATCGTTCCCCACTTCGACTGTGCAGACCTGGGCTTCTGAACTCTTCTTTGGCTCAAACAGTAGTGTGACTTCATTGTTCCATGATTGCTCGAGGACACTGGCCATCCTCGCCAGAAGATCAGCTTTTCGATTTTTCCTCTCGGGGTACTTGTACTATCTccaattctttaaattttttcttgATTTGCTGCATCTGATCATAATAAGCTCTCATTCTGTAACCTCGCATTCACCCCTCAACTGCTGGGCTACTAGTTGTGAATCGGTCTTGATTATAGTTGTGTCTGCTTTAAGCTCCCTCAAGATGTGGGCGGCCCTTATTATTGCCTCATATTCTGTCTCATTATTTGACAGCTTGTCCTTGAACTTGATCGCGAACTGGTATGCCCCATCTTTCGGTGATTCGATATATATTCCGACTCCACGCCCTTCCTTGGTAACGGAGCCGTCTACCTGCGCCGTCCATGGTCCCCGCAACGGCCATCGTGTGATTTCTTGGATGAAATCAGCCAATGCCTGTGCTTTAATGGTTGTACGAGGTTCGAACGTCACATCATATTCGCCCAACTCAATGGCCCACTTTACCATCCTTCCTGCAAGGTCTGGCCTTCCCAAAATTTGCTGAAAGGGCAGCGCTGTTCTGACAATAATTTTATGTGATAAGAAGTAGGGGCGCAATTTCCTTGCCGTGATCATAATAGCATAAGAAGTTTTTTCCGCTGCGGTGTATCTAATCTGTGCCCCCTGGATGATTTTGCTCACAAAGTAAACTGGCCTCTGCATTCCCCTTTCTTCTCGAACTAGCACAACGCTCAGTGACTCTACCCCCACCGAAGTGTATAATATAATGGTTCTCCTGGTACCGGCTTGGTCAAGATGGGTAGTTCTTTGAGATAATCCTTGAGGTCCTCAAAGGCTTGCTGGCACTCCTTATTCCACTCGAACCGACTTCCTATCCTTAGAATTTTGAAGAAGGGCAGACTTCTTTCTGCCGACCTTGATATGAACCGGCTTAGTGCGGTTATTCTTCCGTTCAGTGTTTGTATTTCTTTAATGTTCCGCGGCGCTGTCATGTCAAGAATAGCTCGAACTTTGTCTGCATTTACCTCTATCCCCTCAGGTGTAACCTTGTATCCCAGAAATTTTCCCGACTGAACCCCGACAGTGCATTTGGCTGGATTGAGCATGAGCTTGTGTCTTCGCACAACCGAGAAGATTTCCTCCAAGTCATCCGTATGTGTGCGTGCTTCAG is a window encoding:
- the LOC130996698 gene encoding uncharacterized protein LOC130996698; this encodes MDSWKTPAHGVIASFNFTQIGAGQSVPAVQTVGSATQAIAEGSSASRRLQPSPFQLRDEELDDEGTEESNPLIQRKRRGDPTKQQPQQKKKKRVTRPTVQPKTMQLISEDVDSAARLLASPPHPLGGETTSGVGIAPRALGDLTGEECRSQMIAQIAPADLQVRESLSRQQMADDLVLTIETARVECLALARSLLRAEGEVQAKDKEFLAALARCTHAEEESCRLREENERLKAERLSVDTELARVWGELARVNQEKGKELAAVTQDCSEKLAALKKEIVAKENLAFQRGTQQYRLRYFLSSEGHAFLRIMLLETITAFVRTPELLNAAAPALQWLVKESTQITLNLIQASPEQRALCENEAVLNAIDSGTLGGILGINVDSRPTPEWWFPVIDKAISMFVTGRGADLSVEPFIRTPYLDEIRSRIRSVRGNYPGGGVFYEPALVVVTAPTSPAHESAQREPSCGDGSGDTDEEMQMENPPTPTPNP